A single region of the Solwaraspora sp. WMMD406 genome encodes:
- a CDS encoding barstar family protein gives MKQVWTQDPPWIHPVGPKIADGVSVTFPPTGLTAVVRIDGAATSDEYRLLEAVSEGFRFPAYFGWNFDALIDCLRDLSWYEADRYLVVIERSDSLLGGDTASLTLLASAFVRSGAHWASPSMSGRTVPVAFNVVLFDCVSSLEFWREKANLRSR, from the coding sequence ATGAAGCAGGTCTGGACACAAGATCCTCCATGGATACATCCAGTCGGCCCAAAAATTGCTGATGGCGTGTCGGTGACTTTTCCTCCGACTGGATTGACTGCGGTTGTACGTATTGATGGAGCAGCGACTAGTGACGAATATCGGTTGTTGGAAGCCGTCTCCGAGGGATTTCGTTTTCCCGCATACTTTGGCTGGAATTTTGACGCCCTAATCGATTGTTTACGCGACTTATCGTGGTATGAAGCAGATCGCTACTTAGTGGTTATCGAAAGATCCGACTCGCTTCTTGGAGGCGATACTGCTAGTCTAACTCTTCTCGCGAGTGCCTTCGTGCGCTCCGGTGCTCACTGGGCGAGTCCGAGCATGAGTGGGCGAACTGTCCCAGTAGCTTTCAATGTCGTGCTTTTTGATTGCGTTTCTAGTCTAGAATTTTGGCGAGAGAAGGCAAATCTTAGAAGTCGATAA
- a CDS encoding RHS repeat-associated core domain-containing protein has protein sequence MAPFGTERGSQPGVGQWLGEKGFVGGTRDASTGLTHLGAREYYPQTGRFISVDPIIDVGDPQQMHGYAYANNSPVSFTDPDGLKPLATGGGAEEDAYWKSRGEKLVQDPSSGRWSVARRRRARGRAVAADLRRYVGPDHRRPSVDPNPVGPQPQFNKENSARFVVAIQDFVKGPRQSRFVELLGVKRRIIRLTPARVCMLRSP, from the coding sequence ATGGCGCCGTTCGGGACTGAGCGGGGTAGCCAGCCTGGGGTCGGGCAGTGGCTGGGTGAGAAGGGCTTCGTCGGGGGCACGCGGGACGCGTCGACGGGGTTGACGCATCTGGGTGCGCGGGAGTATTACCCGCAGACGGGTCGGTTCATCTCGGTGGATCCGATCATCGATGTGGGTGATCCGCAGCAGATGCACGGGTACGCGTATGCGAACAATTCGCCGGTGTCGTTTACGGATCCGGATGGGTTGAAGCCGCTGGCGACGGGTGGTGGTGCGGAGGAGGACGCGTACTGGAAGTCGCGTGGTGAGAAGTTGGTGCAGGATCCGTCGAGTGGTCGGTGGTCGGTGGCGCGACGCCGCCGAGCTCGCGGCCGGGCAGTGGCTGCAGACCTCCGCCGGTACGTGGGTCCAGATCACCGCCGTCCGTCAGTGGACCCAAACCCAGTGGGTCCACAACCTCAGTTTAACAAGGAAAATTCAGCCCGATTTGTCGTTGCTATTCAGGACTTCGTCAAAGGGCCGAGGCAATCACGATTCGTGGAACTTTTAGGGGTCAAAAGGCGAATCATTAGGTTAACCCCCGCACGGGTGTGCATGCTTCGTTCGCCATAG
- a CDS encoding MarR family winged helix-turn-helix transcriptional regulator — MATPAEEPRWLDEDELETWFALVSVLTRLPAALDRQLQRDAGISHFEYQVMAALSETPERTMRMSRLALIADGSLSRLSQVVTRLEKRGWVRRAPDPTDGRYTLATLTDTGWDKLVETAPGHVEEVRRLVFDPMTKAQCRQLRDIGRRITTTIDPDDSCLR; from the coding sequence ATGGCCACCCCCGCCGAGGAGCCGCGCTGGCTCGACGAGGACGAACTGGAGACCTGGTTCGCCCTCGTCAGCGTGCTGACCAGGCTGCCGGCGGCGCTCGACCGGCAGTTGCAGCGCGACGCCGGGATCAGCCACTTCGAATACCAGGTGATGGCCGCGCTGTCCGAGACCCCCGAGCGGACCATGCGGATGAGCCGGCTCGCCCTGATCGCCGACGGCTCGCTGTCGCGTCTGTCACAGGTGGTCACCCGGCTGGAAAAACGCGGCTGGGTCCGCCGGGCACCCGACCCGACCGACGGGCGCTACACCCTCGCCACTCTCACCGACACCGGGTGGGACAAGCTGGTCGAGACGGCGCCCGGACACGTCGAAGAGGTACGCCGGCTCGTCTTCGACCCGATGACCAAGGCCCAGTGCCGCCAGCTGCGCGACATCGGCCGACGCATCACCACCACCATCGACCCCGACGACTCCTGCCTCCGCTGA
- a CDS encoding DoxX family protein, protein MNVVLWVLAGVLAAAFLGAGLMKVSQPREKLVERGMGFAADFPMGLVRTIGALEILAAIGLILPAVTGIAPIFVPLAALGLVVMMIGAAIVHARRKEYPGIVPNIVLLAMAAVVAWGRFGPYAF, encoded by the coding sequence ATGAACGTCGTTCTGTGGGTGCTCGCCGGCGTGCTCGCCGCAGCGTTCCTCGGTGCGGGGCTGATGAAGGTCAGCCAGCCGAGGGAGAAGCTCGTCGAGCGGGGGATGGGCTTCGCCGCCGACTTCCCCATGGGCCTGGTACGGACCATCGGCGCGCTGGAGATCCTCGCCGCGATCGGCCTGATCCTGCCGGCCGTCACCGGCATCGCCCCGATCTTCGTGCCGCTGGCCGCCCTCGGCCTGGTCGTCATGATGATCGGCGCCGCGATCGTGCACGCCCGGCGCAAGGAATACCCGGGCATCGTGCCCAACATCGTGCTGCTGGCGATGGCCGCCGTCGTCGCCTGGGGCCGGTTCGGCCCGTACGCCTTCTGA
- a CDS encoding alkene reductase — protein sequence MPELFEPVTIGKWNLPNRIVMAPMTRTRAQVGGVPSEHAATYYRQRASAGLIISEGVQPSAVGQGYPNTPGLHTPEQVAGWRQVADAVHEAGGRIVAQLMHAGRIAHPDNKNGLETVAPSAVAAEGTMGTASGQQPYPVPRALTTDELPAVIDEFRRAAQGAVDAGLDGVELHGANGYLLHQFLAPPTNQRTDGYGGSPAARARFVAEAVAAVAQEIGPERVGLRISPANGANGLVEDDPAETAATYRTLVDAIAPLGLAYLHILIDPAAPLLADLSARFGGPVIVNTGSAQVTDRETAQTLVRGGQATAVAVGRPFIANPDLVRRWRESAPLNTVDPSTIYGGGARGYTDYPTLDDTAQRG from the coding sequence ATGCCTGAGCTGTTCGAGCCCGTGACCATCGGCAAGTGGAACCTGCCCAACCGGATCGTCATGGCGCCGATGACCCGTACCCGGGCGCAGGTGGGCGGGGTGCCGAGTGAGCACGCCGCCACCTACTACCGACAGCGGGCCAGCGCCGGCCTGATCATCAGCGAAGGGGTGCAGCCCAGCGCAGTCGGGCAGGGCTACCCCAACACGCCCGGCCTGCACACGCCGGAGCAGGTCGCCGGCTGGCGGCAGGTCGCCGACGCCGTCCACGAGGCGGGCGGGCGGATCGTCGCCCAGCTGATGCACGCCGGGCGGATCGCACACCCGGACAACAAGAACGGGCTGGAGACGGTCGCGCCGAGCGCCGTCGCTGCCGAGGGCACGATGGGTACCGCCAGCGGTCAGCAGCCGTACCCGGTCCCGCGTGCGTTGACCACCGACGAGCTGCCGGCGGTGATCGACGAGTTCCGGCGGGCGGCGCAGGGGGCGGTCGACGCCGGCCTCGACGGGGTCGAGCTGCACGGCGCCAACGGCTACCTGCTGCACCAGTTCCTGGCCCCGCCGACCAACCAGCGCACCGACGGCTACGGCGGTTCGCCGGCCGCGCGCGCCCGGTTCGTCGCCGAGGCGGTCGCCGCGGTCGCGCAGGAGATCGGCCCGGAGCGGGTCGGTCTGCGGATCTCCCCGGCGAACGGCGCGAACGGGCTGGTCGAGGACGACCCGGCCGAGACCGCCGCGACCTATCGTACGCTGGTCGACGCGATCGCCCCGCTCGGCCTGGCGTACCTGCACATTTTGATCGACCCGGCGGCCCCGTTGCTGGCCGACTTGTCGGCCCGGTTCGGCGGGCCGGTCATCGTCAACACCGGGTCCGCGCAGGTCACCGACCGGGAAACCGCGCAAACCCTGGTACGCGGCGGTCAGGCGACGGCGGTCGCGGTCGGTCGGCCGTTCATCGCCAACCCCGATCTGGTACGCCGTTGGCGCGAGTCGGCACCACTGAACACGGTGGACCCGTCGACGATCTACGGCGGCGGCGCACGCGGCTACACCGACTACCCGACCCTGGACGACACCGCGCAGCGAGGCTGA
- a CDS encoding cellulose binding domain-containing protein — translation MSLLSIRSAHRTDDRRRPAHHHRWWRTAASAAAALALAASAAATVTGAPAQANPTTGVASQDNCLTIEFQPTTWNTGPDSGGVANNIVLTNTCDTAVTGWTLALTLPAGHTFQQGWNATWTLDGNTATATPGTWNKTIGAGRSISIGYVATWTGSYQEPDCTINGQPCDGTDPGPGPAPEVTLTSPLDGSYVPAVCAIQMTAEASTTTGTIARVEFYINNHLVGSDTTAPYGISVPQDHPALRDGNTTIPRHTAFARVVTVSPAATADSAPVGFTPAPMPPALMVVACPSRVNVPEGGTATVTFVVTACAATPALHLTVTGEPGVTVTPTVTRPGSREHPITITAAPGSAGAVAQVTARPDNSSCMPATAQVTVVPAA, via the coding sequence ATGTCGCTTCTGTCAATCCGATCGGCACACCGTACCGATGATCGTCGCAGACCGGCCCACCACCACCGCTGGTGGCGGACGGCGGCCAGCGCGGCAGCCGCCCTGGCCCTGGCCGCCAGCGCCGCCGCCACCGTGACCGGCGCACCCGCCCAGGCCAATCCGACCACCGGCGTCGCCAGCCAGGACAACTGCCTGACCATCGAGTTCCAGCCCACCACCTGGAACACCGGACCCGACAGCGGCGGCGTCGCCAACAACATCGTCCTGACCAACACCTGCGACACGGCGGTCACCGGCTGGACCCTGGCCCTCACCCTGCCGGCCGGCCACACCTTCCAGCAAGGTTGGAACGCCACCTGGACGCTCGACGGCAACACCGCCACCGCCACGCCGGGCACCTGGAACAAGACCATCGGTGCCGGGCGCTCGATTTCTATCGGGTACGTCGCCACCTGGACCGGCAGCTACCAGGAGCCGGACTGCACGATCAACGGTCAACCGTGCGACGGGACGGACCCCGGCCCAGGTCCAGCCCCCGAGGTGACGCTGACCAGCCCACTCGACGGCAGCTATGTCCCGGCGGTCTGCGCGATCCAGATGACCGCCGAGGCCAGCACCACCACCGGGACGATCGCCCGCGTCGAGTTCTACATCAACAACCACCTGGTCGGCAGCGACACCACCGCCCCGTACGGCATCAGTGTCCCGCAGGACCACCCGGCGCTGCGCGACGGCAACACCACCATCCCGCGCCACACCGCCTTCGCCCGGGTCGTCACCGTCTCCCCGGCCGCCACCGCCGACTCGGCCCCGGTCGGGTTCACCCCCGCCCCGATGCCACCCGCCCTGATGGTGGTCGCCTGCCCGTCGCGGGTCAACGTGCCCGAAGGCGGTACGGCCACCGTGACGTTCGTCGTGACGGCCTGCGCCGCCACCCCGGCGCTGCACCTGACCGTCACCGGTGAGCCCGGCGTCACCGTCACGCCGACCGTCACCCGCCCCGGCAGCCGGGAACACCCGATCACCATCACCGCCGCACCCGGCAGCGCCGGAGCCGTCGCCCAGGTCACCGCACGACCAGACAACAGCTCGTGTATGCCGGCGACCGCCCAAGTCACCGTCGTCCCGGCGGCCTGA
- a CDS encoding winged helix-turn-helix domain-containing protein encodes MPVLPDYFKISNKIQEDVKRGKLKPGDKLPSIAELCKQHDVSPSTIRLVFVRLEALEVIDRHQGKGVYVTDPATWMRKP; translated from the coding sequence ATGCCGGTTTTGCCCGACTATTTCAAGATTTCGAATAAGATCCAAGAGGACGTGAAGCGCGGCAAGCTCAAGCCGGGCGACAAGCTTCCGTCGATTGCGGAGTTGTGCAAGCAGCACGACGTCAGCCCGTCGACGATCCGCCTCGTCTTCGTACGACTCGAAGCACTTGAGGTGATCGACCGCCACCAGGGCAAAGGCGTCTACGTCACCGATCCGGCGACGTGGATGCGCAAGCCGTAG
- a CDS encoding DivIVA domain-containing protein: MRNLLHRIFNRPSRRLARISPPHVSTEARRIRNVGAFRRPPLRPRITAGQVRDRQFNQVRRGLDPTEVYAFLHRVAEDVADLRDEVQRTRDENMRIKHALRDWQTRHTVQPYAS; encoded by the coding sequence ATGCGCAACCTTCTCCACCGGATCTTCAACCGACCCAGCCGGCGACTCGCCCGGATCAGTCCACCGCACGTGAGCACCGAGGCGCGCCGGATCCGCAACGTCGGCGCGTTCCGCCGGCCGCCGCTGCGGCCCCGGATCACCGCCGGCCAGGTCCGGGACCGGCAGTTCAACCAGGTACGGCGTGGGCTGGATCCGACCGAGGTGTACGCCTTCCTGCACCGGGTCGCCGAAGACGTCGCCGACCTGCGCGACGAGGTGCAACGTACCCGCGACGAGAACATGCGGATCAAGCATGCGCTGCGCGACTGGCAGACCCGGCACACCGTGCAGCCGTACGCCTCATGA
- a CDS encoding lytic polysaccharide monooxygenase: MPSPTLDQTGRRSRPAARRQSLRALVLLFALVAGMLPFTGAAQAHGTIINPASRAYQCWQAWGHQHMNPAMQQQDPMCYQAFQANPDTMWNWMSALRDGLGGQFQARTPDGQLCSNGLSRNNSLNRPGAWKTTNVNRNFTVHLYDQASHGADYFRVYVSKNGFNPATQTLGWGNLDLVATTGRYAPSQNISFNVSTSGNYRGHHVLFVIWQASHLDQAYMWCSDVNFV, translated from the coding sequence GTGCCATCACCCACGCTCGATCAGACTGGCCGGCGATCCCGGCCAGCGGCCCGTCGGCAATCCCTGCGGGCACTCGTCCTGCTGTTCGCCCTGGTCGCCGGCATGCTGCCGTTCACCGGCGCGGCCCAGGCCCACGGGACGATCATCAACCCGGCCAGCCGCGCCTACCAGTGCTGGCAGGCCTGGGGTCACCAGCACATGAACCCGGCCATGCAGCAGCAGGACCCCATGTGCTACCAGGCCTTCCAGGCCAACCCGGACACCATGTGGAACTGGATGAGCGCCCTTCGGGACGGTCTCGGTGGACAGTTCCAGGCCCGTACGCCCGACGGACAGCTCTGCAGCAACGGGCTATCCCGCAACAACAGCCTGAACCGGCCGGGCGCGTGGAAGACGACCAACGTCAACCGCAACTTCACCGTCCACCTGTACGACCAGGCCAGCCACGGTGCGGACTACTTCCGGGTCTATGTGAGCAAGAACGGGTTCAACCCTGCTACCCAGACCCTTGGATGGGGAAACCTCGATCTTGTCGCGACGACCGGGCGGTACGCACCGTCGCAGAACATCAGTTTCAACGTCTCGACCTCCGGCAACTACCGGGGACACCACGTCCTTTTCGTCATCTGGCAGGCCTCGCACCTCGACCAGGCGTACATGTGGTGCAGTGACGTGAACTTCGTCTGA
- a CDS encoding Fic/DOC family N-terminal domain-containing protein codes for MFASSPVGRLVPISGHDTRYGEPYQHVAFLPDPLPTRLELTQETVWDVTAATAAVARLDQAAIGLPNPMLLARPAIRREAVSTSAIEGTYATLDEVLEADLVDTREISPAVAEVTNYVRAAELAYEWIKDRPITIGMLRHLQKVLVTGTPGETADAGDVRTIQVFIGLRGGRVQDARFVPPPPGDQLTAGFEAWQSWINTTGDFPLVVKMALGHYQFETLHPFNDGNGRLGRLVCVLQLARQGELRVPVLNLSPWLEARRREYQDHLLRVSMTGDFDPWIRFFAEAVRAQAVAANERIDALLHWRDSALRRLDDANVRGVAVQIVENLIGYPMITPTAAARMYGLSYQAVNAAIRRLAVLDILQEWTGRRYARLFAARDVLRILAT; via the coding sequence GTGTTCGCATCGTCGCCGGTCGGGCGGTTGGTCCCGATCAGCGGCCACGACACGCGGTATGGCGAGCCGTACCAACACGTCGCGTTCCTGCCGGATCCCCTGCCGACCCGACTGGAGTTGACCCAGGAGACCGTGTGGGACGTGACCGCGGCGACCGCGGCCGTCGCCCGGCTCGATCAAGCTGCGATCGGGCTGCCCAACCCGATGCTCCTGGCTCGACCGGCGATTCGCCGCGAGGCGGTCAGCACGTCGGCGATCGAAGGCACCTACGCCACCCTCGACGAAGTCCTCGAAGCCGACCTGGTCGACACGCGGGAGATCTCACCGGCGGTCGCGGAGGTGACCAACTACGTCCGGGCGGCCGAGCTGGCGTACGAGTGGATCAAGGACCGGCCGATCACCATCGGTATGCTCCGCCACCTGCAGAAGGTGCTCGTCACAGGGACCCCAGGTGAGACGGCCGATGCCGGAGACGTACGCACCATCCAGGTCTTTATCGGTCTGCGCGGCGGTCGGGTGCAGGACGCCCGCTTCGTGCCGCCGCCGCCCGGCGATCAACTCACCGCAGGCTTCGAAGCCTGGCAGTCTTGGATCAACACCACCGGCGACTTTCCACTCGTCGTCAAGATGGCACTCGGCCACTACCAGTTCGAGACGCTCCATCCGTTCAACGACGGCAACGGGCGGCTCGGTCGACTGGTCTGTGTCCTTCAACTCGCCAGGCAAGGTGAACTGCGCGTACCGGTCCTGAACCTCTCGCCGTGGCTGGAAGCACGCCGACGGGAATACCAGGATCATCTGCTCCGGGTCAGCATGACCGGCGACTTCGATCCCTGGATCCGCTTCTTCGCCGAGGCGGTACGCGCGCAGGCCGTCGCGGCCAACGAGCGCATCGACGCGCTGCTCCACTGGCGAGACTCGGCGCTGCGGCGGCTCGACGACGCCAACGTACGCGGCGTCGCCGTCCAGATCGTCGAGAACCTGATCGGCTACCCGATGATCACGCCGACCGCCGCCGCCCGGATGTACGGCCTGTCGTACCAGGCGGTCAACGCCGCCATCCGACGCCTCGCCGTGTTGGACATCCTGCAGGAGTGGACCGGTCGCCGGTACGCCCGGCTGTTCGCCGCCCGCGACGTCCTCCGCATCCTCGCCACCTGA
- a CDS encoding ATP-binding protein, which translates to MVAVDHDREAARPAPNLGEELLTLAAVYGPNAAGKSNVVGALAWLRDAVADSVRLWEDDIPVEPFAFATGSSGSSEFVIETTVDDVRFEYIVELDRRSVLYEGLFHYPQKKRRRIFEREGSELKLQRGLGGLSGIRKLLTARTLALSVARRFDEPLVTTFVSDILRIQMLGSEIKVWSALIGPVLTALQSGSIVVLDQVSARLHPTLSAELLRVFRSRTINPYGAQLIFTSHDTSLLNHLNRDEVWLTEKRPDGSTRLSALAEFAGERVRTSQNLESAYLHGRFGALPQVDRTEFRRALERR; encoded by the coding sequence ATGGTGGCGGTGGACCACGATCGGGAAGCAGCTCGGCCTGCCCCTAATCTCGGCGAGGAGCTGTTGACGCTGGCGGCGGTCTACGGGCCGAACGCCGCCGGCAAGTCCAACGTGGTCGGCGCACTCGCCTGGCTGCGCGATGCCGTCGCCGACTCAGTGCGCCTCTGGGAAGACGACATCCCGGTGGAGCCGTTCGCTTTCGCTACAGGATCGTCCGGGTCCAGCGAATTCGTCATTGAAACCACGGTCGACGACGTCCGTTTCGAATACATCGTCGAGCTCGACCGGCGCAGCGTGTTGTACGAAGGCCTCTTCCACTACCCGCAGAAGAAGCGCCGCCGCATCTTCGAGCGAGAAGGATCCGAGCTGAAGCTGCAGCGTGGACTGGGTGGGCTGTCTGGCATCCGCAAGCTGCTGACGGCACGGACCTTGGCCCTGTCTGTCGCACGTCGTTTCGACGAGCCACTGGTGACAACTTTCGTCAGCGACATCCTGCGCATCCAGATGCTTGGCTCGGAGATCAAGGTCTGGTCCGCTCTGATCGGGCCGGTGCTGACCGCCCTGCAAAGCGGTTCGATCGTCGTCCTCGACCAGGTGAGCGCCAGGCTGCACCCGACACTGTCAGCCGAGCTGCTGCGAGTCTTTCGTAGTCGGACAATCAACCCGTACGGCGCTCAATTGATCTTCACCTCACATGACACCAGCCTCCTCAACCACCTCAATCGCGACGAGGTCTGGCTGACCGAGAAACGGCCGGACGGATCGACCAGACTCAGCGCGCTCGCCGAGTTCGCCGGCGAACGTGTCCGCACGTCCCAGAACCTGGAGAGCGCCTACCTACATGGTCGGTTCGGCGCACTGCCCCAGGTGGATCGGACCGAGTTCCGGCGGGCGCTCGAACGTCGGTAG
- a CDS encoding Ku protein yields MRAIWKGAVSFGLVSIGVRLYSATEEKDIRFHQVHREDGGRIRYKRVCSVDGEEVSYDDIAKGYDLGGGEMVILTDEDFADLPLSTSRAIDVLQFVPADQVDPMLYNKAYYLEPEGTATKPYVLLRDALADSDRVAIVKVAIRQREQLATLRVRDNVLVLNTMLWPDEIRQASFGFLDDDIQVRPPELAMAASLIDSMAGEFAPDEYTDDYRTALQEVIDAKVEGREIVAPEEEEEAPAAAVDLMAALRASVERARVARGESADGDGDHRAADADREPAEPTPITSAKSAKSAKAAAPAPTEKKAAPAKKTGQPAQKKTTAKKAAPAKQDAPAKKTASDDGKQPAAKKTGQARKSTDAQKKTTARKTAAKKTTARKTAAKKTTERKTA; encoded by the coding sequence ATGCGCGCGATCTGGAAAGGCGCGGTGTCGTTCGGCCTCGTCTCGATCGGGGTACGCCTGTACTCCGCGACCGAGGAGAAGGACATCCGGTTCCACCAGGTGCACCGCGAAGACGGCGGACGGATCCGCTACAAGCGGGTCTGCTCGGTCGACGGCGAAGAGGTCAGCTACGACGACATCGCCAAGGGCTACGACCTCGGCGGCGGCGAGATGGTGATCCTGACCGACGAGGACTTCGCGGACCTGCCGCTGAGCACCTCCCGCGCGATCGACGTGCTGCAGTTCGTGCCGGCCGACCAGGTCGACCCGATGCTCTACAACAAGGCCTACTACCTGGAGCCGGAAGGCACGGCCACCAAGCCGTACGTGTTGCTGCGCGACGCCCTGGCCGACTCGGACCGGGTGGCGATCGTCAAGGTCGCCATCCGGCAACGCGAGCAGCTGGCCACCCTGCGGGTACGCGACAACGTGCTGGTCCTCAACACGATGCTCTGGCCGGACGAGATCCGGCAGGCGTCGTTCGGCTTCCTGGACGACGACATCCAGGTCCGCCCGCCCGAGTTGGCGATGGCCGCCTCGCTGATCGACTCGATGGCCGGCGAGTTCGCCCCGGACGAGTACACCGACGACTACCGGACCGCGTTGCAGGAGGTCATCGACGCCAAGGTCGAAGGCCGGGAAATCGTCGCCCCGGAGGAGGAAGAGGAAGCCCCGGCCGCCGCCGTCGACCTGATGGCCGCGCTGCGCGCCTCGGTCGAACGGGCCCGGGTGGCGCGTGGCGAGTCGGCCGACGGCGACGGCGACCACCGGGCAGCCGACGCCGACCGGGAGCCGGCCGAGCCGACCCCGATCACCTCGGCCAAGTCAGCGAAGTCCGCCAAGGCCGCCGCCCCGGCTCCAACCGAGAAGAAGGCTGCCCCGGCCAAGAAGACCGGGCAGCCGGCGCAGAAGAAGACCACCGCGAAGAAGGCCGCGCCGGCGAAGCAAGACGCGCCGGCCAAGAAGACCGCGTCCGACGACGGCAAGCAACCGGCGGCCAAGAAGACCGGGCAGGCGCGGAAGTCGACCGACGCGCAGAAGAAGACCACCGCCCGCAAGACCGCCGCGAAGAAGACCACCGCCCGCAAGACCGCCGCGAAGAAGACCACCGAACGCAAGACCGCCTGA